From one Bordetella genomosp. 9 genomic stretch:
- a CDS encoding LysR family transcriptional regulator, with product MRTPDLSSRQLRAFLMLADLCHFTKAAQACHLSQPAFSALIRALEESMGARLFDRSTRRVTLTPEGRTFEPLARQLLADIGNAMAHVADRVQLRSGRVHIAALPSLAAGWLPSILSDFHTQHPNVELQLSDVLSDPCIELVRGGQADFALASRGTRPTDPAELHAQALCSDTFHLVCREDHPLAKEPRLTLKKLVPWPFIHLVRNSSVRQSIEAVLYPQSVKTLLEVEQLATVTGMIEAGLGISVVPTFTLYQFQKPGLVIRPITVPGLERQIYIVRRQESPLSAAAQTLYDMVVQRLGKV from the coding sequence ATGCGCACGCCCGACCTCTCTTCCCGCCAACTGCGCGCCTTCCTGATGCTGGCCGACCTGTGCCATTTCACCAAGGCCGCCCAGGCCTGCCACCTGTCCCAGCCGGCCTTCAGCGCGCTGATCCGGGCCCTGGAAGAATCCATGGGCGCGCGCCTGTTCGACCGCAGCACGCGGCGGGTCACCCTGACGCCGGAAGGGCGGACATTCGAGCCGCTTGCGCGCCAACTGCTGGCCGACATCGGCAATGCGATGGCCCATGTCGCCGATCGCGTCCAGCTCCGCAGCGGCCGCGTCCACATCGCGGCCCTGCCATCGCTGGCGGCGGGCTGGCTGCCGTCCATCCTGAGTGATTTCCACACGCAGCACCCCAATGTGGAGCTGCAATTGTCGGACGTGCTGTCCGACCCCTGCATAGAGCTGGTGCGTGGCGGCCAGGCGGATTTCGCGCTGGCGTCGCGCGGCACCCGGCCGACCGACCCCGCCGAGCTTCATGCGCAGGCGCTGTGCAGCGACACCTTCCATCTGGTCTGCCGCGAAGATCATCCGCTCGCCAAGGAGCCGCGCCTGACCTTGAAAAAGCTGGTCCCCTGGCCCTTCATCCACCTGGTCCGCAACAGCAGCGTGCGCCAGAGCATCGAAGCCGTCCTGTATCCGCAGTCGGTGAAAACGCTGCTCGAAGTCGAACAGCTCGCCACCGTCACCGGCATGATCGAAGCCGGCCTGGGCATCAGCGTCGTGCCCACCTTCACCCTGTACCAGTTCCAGAAGCCGGGCCTGGTCATCCGCCCGATCACCGTGCCCGGCCTGGAGCGGCAGATCTATATCGTCCGGCGGCAGGAGAGCCCCTTGTCCGCGGCGGCACAGACGCTGTATGACATGGTCGTCCAGAGACTGGGCAAGGTGTGA